The following DNA comes from Acetobacter oryzifermentans.
GGCGGACGAGAAAGAAACCTTCTGGGATCTCGCCCGGTCCTCACTCATGGGATTTGCGCCATGAGTCTGTCCATTGGCATTCTGACCCATTCGACCAATCCGCGTGGCGGCGTGGTGCACGGCATGGCGCTAGCGGAAACTCTGTGTGACGCGGGCCACGATGCAACGCTGATCGCACCGGACGTGACAGGATCGGGTTTCTTCCGCAAACCCCGTTGCGCAACCTGGTGCATCCCAGCCGCGTCTGTAACTGATCTGCCGACACTGGTGGAGCGTCGTATTGGCGAAATCAGAGACGCATTGCGCGGACAGCATTTTGACGTGCTGCATGCGCAGGACCCGATCAGCGCCAATGCTTTGGCCGATCTGGTGCGGGAAGGGCGGATACCGGGCTTTGCCCGCACGGTCCACCATCTTGACCATTTCACGCACCCGGTCCTTGCCGCGCGGCAGGAACGGGGGATCAGGGCGGCGGCCGAACTGTTTACCGTCAGCACAATGTGGGAAGATGTCCTGCGCAACGACCATGGCCGCGAAGCTCCGGTCGTGGGCAACGGGGTTGATCCCGTGCGCTTTTCACCCGTAGCAACCGCGCACGATGCCGCGTTGCGAGCGCGGTATCATCTGCCTGCCGGTCAGCACCTGATCCTGTCCGTGGGCGGGATCGAGCAGCGCAAGAACACGCTGCACTTGCTCGACGCATTTCTGGCCCTTCGTTGCGAACAGCCTGATGTGCATCTGATTGTGGCAGGCGGGGCCTCGCTGCTGGATCATTCTGCCTACCGCACCCGATTCATGGAGCGTCTGCGCGAAAGCGGTGCGGCCGATCATGTCACCATCACCGGGCCAGTTGCTGATGAAGACATGCCTTCATTCTACCGGCAGGCGGACGTGTTGGCCTATCCATCCGTAACCGAGGGGTTCGGACTGTGCCCGCTGGAAGCCCTGGCTTGTGGAATCCCCGTGGTGGTGCCAGCCGCGCTACCTTTCACGGAACATTTTTCGGCAACGGATGCGCTGTGGTGCCAACCGGCGCACCCCGACACCTTGTTCATGGCGTTGCGCGACGCCCTGCGCGTCGAAAGCCGTGACCATTTCCGGCTCAGCGGCCCCGCAACAGCCCGCCGTTTCGACTGGGACAGCGTCGCCAGTCGGCATCTCCCCGCATATCGGCGTCTCGCGGCATTACAGCACGCTGACGTCCCGGCTTCAGGAGTTTTGTCACCATGCCCGAAATGACCTTTCGCGTGCGTTGGCCCGATGGGAACGAGACCGACTGTTACTCCCCATCGCTGGTCATAAGGGACCACTTCACACCCGGTCAGGATTATCCGGTCCGGGAGTTTCTTGAAAAGGCGGATACGGCTCTGACCCAGGCGAGCGAACGGGTTCGTGCCCGTTACGGCTTTCCGTGCAGTCGCGCCCTTGGCCAGCTGCACGTCATTCAGCAGAGCAGTGCGCCTTTCCTTAATCGACCCGATGCGCAGGTGCGCGTCCTGTCTTTCAGATACTGAGACGAAAAGAACGACCATGACACAGAACGAAAAAAGCATTCCTGTTATCATCGTGGGCGGCGGACAGGCTGGGCTCTCCCTGAGCTGGTATCTCTGTCGCGAAAAAGTGGATCATATCGTTTTTGAATCCAAGACCGCCTGTCACTCATGGGACGATGAGCGCTGGGACAACTTCTGCCTGGTCACACCGAATTGGCAATGTGAACTTCCCGGCCACCCATACAAGGGAAAAGATCCACACGGCTTCATGGTGAAGCAGGAAATCATTGAATACGTCAAAGGCTTTGTTAACTCGTTCAATCCCCCGCTGCGTGAACACACAGCCGTCACCTCCATCACACGTCATGAGGCCGGTGGCTATCGTGTGGTGGCGGGCGGTGAGACCTGGCACACAAAGCATGTGGTCATCGCCTCGGGAGCGTACCAGGATGCGGTGATCCCCGGATATGCGAGTGCTATCGATCCATCAATCTTTCAGGTTCACTCGCAGGATTACCGCAATGCGGCCCAGTTGCCTGAAGGGGCTGTCCTGGTCGTGGGCAGCGGTCAGTCCGGTGCACAGATCGTCGAGGACCTGTTCCTTGAAAAACGCAAGGTCCATCTGTGTGTCGGCTCCGCCCCGCGTGTCTCACGCTTTTACCGTGGCCGTGACGTTGTGGACTGGCTGGCGGATATGCACTTCTATGATCTGACGGTGGATAATCACCCCTTACGGGAAGGGGCGCGGGATAAGACCAACCATTATGTCACCGGCCGCAATGGGGGGCATGACCTTGATCTGCGTCTTTTTGCAAAAGAAGGGGTAGGATTGCATGGTACGCTTGAGACAATCCGTGATGAGGTTGCGCATTTTCTTCCAGATCTAAAGCAACATCTCGACGATGCGGACAAGACCAATGCAGACATCAAGAAATCCATTGATGCCTATATTGCTCGCGAAAACATCAATGCACCGACGGAAGCGCCTTACGTACCTGTCTGGCAGCCTGATGGAAGCAACACGCCGCTCGATCTGAAGGCCGCTGGAATCACATCGATCGTCTGGTGCATCGGCTTCCGTCCGAACTACCGCTGGATCGATGTGCCCGTCTTCAACGGTGCTAACAAGCCGGTCTGGCATCGGGGCGTGACGGATGCGCCGGGCTTTTATTTTCTTGGTCTGCCATGGCTGCATACATGGGGCTCCGGGCGGTTTTCCGGCATTTCCCGTGATGCTGCGTGGCTGGCCAGCCAGATCACCGGCAAAGACGTGCCCATAGCCTGATCGGAGTATGCGCCATGCTTCCATGGACAACTTATGAAGCGATGTATGATGCGGCACTGAACCAGCCAGAGGAATTCTGGCTCAGTGCGGCGCAGCGTATCACATGGAAGCAGGAGCCTGCGATGGCCTGCCGGGAGCGAACAGACGGTTGGCATGACTGGTTCCCTGACGGCACGCTCAATACCTGCCACAATGCCGTAGACCGGCATGTGGAGAATGGTCGCGGTGAGCAGGTAGCGTTGATCTGGCATTCTTGCGCCACCAAGGAACAGCAGGTCGTGACCTATCGCGAACTGCAGGACAGGGTGGCCGGATTTGCCGGCGGCCTACGCCTGCTCGGAGTGGAGAAAGGCGACTGCGTTCTGATTGCCATGCCGACCATGATCGAGACAGCCATAGCTATGTTGGCATGTGCGCGGATAGGGGCTGTGCATGTTGTGGTTTTTGCCGGTTATGCCGGACCGGAGTTGGCACGACGGATTGATGATGTGGCTCCGAAAGTCATTATCATTGCCAGTTGCAGCTTTCAGGGACAGACGCCCATTCCGTCTGCCCCTGCTCTGAATGATGCACTTGCTTTGGCAGCGTACCTGCCACAGGCTTGCGTGATTGTGCAACGCGCAGCATGTCGGACATCATTGATGCCATTGCGGGATCATGATTTCCATACGCTGGAACAGTCCACGTCTGTAGAGGCCGTCGTGCTACGCTCCGAAGATCCACTCTATATTCTTCACACATCTGGCACGACGGGGCACGCAAAAGGCATTGTGCGTGATAATGGCGGCCATGCTGTGGCTCTCGCCTTGTCCATGGACGTGATCTACGGCTGCGAACCCGGTGATACCTTCTTTACTACATCGGACCTTGGCTGGGTTGTTGGTCATTCCTATGGTGTTTATGCGCCGCTGATCAGCGGCTGTACCAGCGTCATCGTCGAAGGCGGTGCATCTGCGTCCGCCATTCGCACGCTCTGTCATGAGCATGGAGTGAAATGCCTGTTTACCACGCCCACTCAGATGCGTCTCATGCGACAGGAGAGCCGTCATCTGTCAGAGGTGATCCTGCCCGCTCTTGCCCGTGTTTTCGTAGCTGGAGAGTATGCGGATCCGACGTTGCTGGAGTGGGCTCGATCCTACTTTCGCACACCTGTGGTCAATCACTGGTGGCAAACGGAAACGGGATGGAGCATCACCGCGCATTTCTTCGGTCTACCCGAACGTGAGCCAGTTTCTCTCATGAATGACATCGGGCGGCCTGCGCCGGGATTTCGTCCGGCCATCGTGCCCTCCATACCCGGTGAGCAGTGCGGGGAGATCGTTCTTTCGCTGCCGTTACCGCCTGGGTGTCTCGCTGGAATATGGAAGAATGGGGCTATCCGTGTTCCGTCCGCTTATCTTGATGAAACGCGCAGGTATTACCGCACCTTCGATGAAGGCATGATTCAGGCCAACCGCGCAGTTCATATGCTCGGACGTTCCGATGATGTCATCAAGGTTGCAGGAAGGCGGATTTCCGGCGTGCAGATCGAAAAGATCATCGCCACCCATCCTGCCGTTCACGCGTGTGCCGTGGTCGCAATTCCAGATGAACTGAGAGGGCAGCGACCTATCGCTTATGTCGTTCCTGATTCCGAGGCGGAATGTATGCCTTCTTCCGAGGAAATCGTTGCGCGGATCAACGAAGTCCTCGGGCGTTGGGTTGGTCTGAAAGAAGTCCGCTTCGTCGGGCGATTGCCAACCACCGTATCCGGAAAAATTACGCGAAAACGCTTGCTGGTGTCCTAATGGTACCAACATGGCCTTCTGTGTAAGGGGTGACCAGATCTTAGATGGCCTGACCACCGGAGACTTCAATCCGTTGTGCATTCACCCAGCGATTGTCCTCGGAGAGCAGCGATGCGATCATGGGGCCGATATCGTCTGGCAGTCCTGGACGTCCAAGCGCGGTTACTTCCGCGATGTGGTGAGCAATCTCGGGGTTATCGCGTACCATACCTCCTGAGAAATCTGTCTGAATTGCACCTGGCGCTACTGTGTTAACAGCAATGCGGCGCGGTCCGAGTTCCTTGGCCATGTAATGCGTCATGACTTCCACGGCGCCTTTCATAGCAGCGTACGCAATCCAGCCAGGATAGGCAAAGCGTGTCAGTCCAGATGAGATGTTCACGATCCGGCCACCGTTCGCGATCAGCGGCAAAAGTGTCTGCGTCAGGAAAAATGGACCCTTGGCATGTATGCGGTAGGCAGCATCGAAATCTTCTTCTGTCACCTCGCCGAATAGCCCGCTATGGGACGTACCTGCCATGTTGACCAGATAATTGAAACGTTCGCTTCCCCATACGCGCAGCACGCGCCGGACTTCGTCGGCAAAGGCAGGAAAGGCGTGCGTATCTCCAGTATCGAGTTGCAGAGCGACTGCACGGGCTCCGCTGTGCTGGACACTTTTGACCACTTCATCAGCTGCGGATTTGTTGGTGTGATAGGTAAAGAGAGATGAGACGCCGCGTTGGGCGAGAGCTTCAACGGTTGCGCGGCCCAGTCCACGGCTTCCGCCCGTGACAATGGCAATGGTGTGTGCTTCTGGCATGGATATCTCCATCTGTTGAGAAACCTATCTTGGCCATAACGATGTCTGTTCGATAAGATCACTCTTTCCGTCAGCATTGTTTTGCTCCATGAAACAATCCTATGGACAGGTTTGCGACACTTAATCTCTTTTTGCGCATTGTTGATCGTGGCAGTTTCACTGCCGCCGCTGCGGACTGCGGTATTTCGCGTCCGGTAGCGACTGCAGCGATCAAAAGATTGGAACAAAGACTTGGCACGCGGTTGCTACATCGCTCAACACGTCATGTTCGACCTACCGAGGAAGGCGCTACCTACTATCGCCGGTGTGTGGCGATCCTGGCGGATCTTGAGGATGCAGATCGTGGCGCGAGTGGTGCTGTAGCAGGTCTGTTGCGGGCCCATGTGATTGGGCGTCTGGCGCGGATGATCCTGCTACCAGCGCTTCCAGATTTTATGACAAGGCATCCGGCATTGACCGTTCATCTCGGTGAGGGCGAACGGTTTGTTGATTTGGTGCGCGAAGGGGTGGACTGCGTTGTACGGGCTGGAAGCCTGTCGGACAGCGACATGATCGTCCGGCCTCTCGGCGTGATGGAGGAGGTGACGCTCGCCAGCCCAACCTATCTGGCGCGGCACGGAATGCCTGCCTCTCCTGACGATCTCGAGGGGCATCAGATGATCGGCTTCGTATCCTCACGTACCGGCCAGCCCCTGCCATTGGAGTTTACGCGCGGAGAGGATGTGATTGAGAGGTCACTCCCTGCACGTTTGTTGGTCGGGGGCGTGGATACCTATGCCGAAGCAGCCAGGCTCGGTTTTGGCATCGTGCAGGTTCCACGCTATGGATTTGCCGATGATCTTGCAAATGGCACCTTGATCGAGGTTCTCCCTGATTTCCCTCGGTAATCCCCCCATTTTTAGTGGGGCATTGAATGAGAATTCAGGCAGCTGTTTTTAGTTTCTGGGCGGGGGTTAGCCCGCTGTTCCCCATGTTGGGTCTGTCATGGTTATATGTCCAGAGCCATTGTGTTGCGACCTCCTGTACGTCCTGAATGCTTTCAAACAAATACTGCTCCAGCCATTCCTGCCGGACAGTTCTGTTGTAGCGTTCAATATAGGCGTTCTGCTGCGGATTACCCGGTTGCGTATAGATCAGGGTAATCCCCTGTTTTTCGGCCCATGAAACCAACGTATGACTGACATATTCAGGGCCATTATCCATTCGGATGGCTTCTGGCCTGCCACGCCACTCCATAACCTGTTCCAGACAGCGGACAACCCGACAGGCTGGCAGGGAAAAATCACCCTCGATCGCCAGTCCTTCACGATTGAAGTCATCCAGAATGTTCAGGAGCCGAAAAGCACGTCCATCCATCAGCCTGTCCGCCATAAAATCCATGGACCAGACCCTGTTGGGAAGGGCCGGAACCGACAGCTTTTCAGGCTTTTCGCGAACCAGACGCCTGCGGGGTTTAATCCGCAGGTTGAACTCCAGTTCCCGATAGATCCGATAAACCCGCTTATGATTCCAGAGCTGTCCCTGCACATTGCGCAGATACAGGAAACACAGACCAAATCCCCATCTCCTGTGAGCCTGGGTCAGTCCCACCAGAAGAGCGGCAATCCTGTCGTTCTCCGCTGCCAGTCGCGGACGATAGCGAAAGCAGGTCTCGGATATCCCAAAAATCCGACAGGCCAGCGCAATGCTGACCCCATGATGCGCCACAGCCTGTGCGGCCAGTTCCCGGCGCTGGGCTGGCCGCTTCATTTTTTTCCCAGGGCTTCCTTCAGGATATCCGTCTGCATGCTCAGATCCGCATACATGCGCTTCAGCCGACGGTTCTCCTCTTCCAGAGCCTTCATCTGACTGATCATCGAAGCATCCATGCCGCCATATTTCGCGCGCCACCGGTAAAACGTGGCGTTGCTGATCCCATGCTCCCGGCACAGGTCAGGAACCGGGACACCGCCCTCAGCCTGGCGGATCACACCCATGATCTGGGCGTCAGTAAAGCGATCACTCTTCATCAGAATCTCCTCAATTCTTACGCTGAGAAAATTCTCATTCAAAAATCACTCTTTTTATGGGGGGATTACCCTACTTCGTCGAACCAAACCTTTCTGGTCGCGCGGCAACCCGGCCTGAGACCTATCGGTCCTTCGGTCTCCGGTTTCCCATGAAAAAGCGAAGCGACACAAAAGAGCAATTTAAACGCAGGGTTTCCGGCCAGCAGGAGAAAGACACCCCCGGTGTACAACAGGAAGGCGCTTACTGGCTGCTTGGTTCGAATGCAACGCAAGCCGGGTCTCTTCATTGCGACCTCTGGCGCGGGCGGGCGATTGACCTCGCCTTGCATGATGCTATTGGGGTCTATCCTGTTACCGGCTGGTGGAAAACTCATCCCGGTCAGAAGAGGTTCAATGACAAGGGGCGTTATGCTTTGGTTGTTTCAATTTCCGCACCTGGACATAATGTCGATATGCATGCTGAGATTAGTGCCATCGTTGCCGCCAAGATAGCCTCGATGGTCACTTCGTAACCATTGGCTTGAGAAGTATGGTGGATTGCTTCTGAAGTTTCTTTGCGCATTGTCCTTTAAGTGCCGAGTATTTTGCCGTCTGTGAACGCCTCTTTTCTGCCGTTTCCGCAACCGATCAGGTTTCTCGAATGCAGACATCAGCATCGACCATCTTTCGCTTCATTTGTACCAACAGCTGTGATACATATGTGCATACACGCAAGGAGGCTTTGTATGTCTGCTGTTACATTCCGGGTAGATGAAACGCTGAAGGCAGCCGCAGTTAAGAAGTTGTCGGCTCAAGGCATTTCACTTTCTGACGCACTGCGCGATACGCTCGCGTATATTGCTGAAACGGGTCGCTCTCCCGTCAAGCGGAGGCTTGTCACAGACGAGGATGCGGAGCTTATCGAGATTGTGCGCGAACGCCTAAAAAACCCTGCCCAAAAGCATCGTATGACTTTTGCAGAGCTTAAGAACCGTCATCGCGAATGAAAGAGTATTGTCTTGAATTCGACGACAGAGCACTCAGAGAGTGGGATGCTCTTGACGGCAGCGTGCGTAAGAAATTTGAAAAGAAGCTGGAAAAGCTGATCTGGAACCCTCACTCTCCAGGAAACGAACTGCATCGCGACCTATCAGGGTTTTATAAGATCAAGCTTCTGAAAGATGGTTACCGCCTTGTTTATCAGGTCATCGACGAACGGATCGTCATCTATGTAATTGCCGTTGGCCGGAGAGCCGATAATGAGATTTATGAACTGGCTTCGAAGCGAACGGAGTGAATTTACTTTCTTGGTAGAAAGTCAGCTCCCGCCTCATGTCGGTCATACAGTTGGTCAAATCGCTTTCCGTATAGCAGACATGACCATTACAAATTCCACTTGCCATCGAGGTGGCTATAAAGATGTCGGCAGCGTCGAGAGAGCGATCGGAGATAGTCGCATGCTTCACTACCTAAATTCTTAAAATGGATGAAGCAGATTTTTCAGCGGGCGATATCCGCATCATACAGGCGATGGCTGACTTCCAAATGGCCCTCAGCGCGCTCGACTTCGTTTCAGAGGTCAGTCCTGATGAACCGATTTCGCGGATCGAGCGTCGGCGCCTACGATGCTTTGAGGACGCCGCTGTCGTCGCATACTGGCGACCATTTTCCTACTCAAATGGGCTGCCAAAGCTCACGCTGGAGACGTTGGGCATCACGGCTACCACCGAGCAGTTGACCCTCCACGAGCGGCTGAAGGAGAGGCGTAACAAAGTCATTGCTCACACGGATGTCGATCGTATGCGCCTTGTGCTCAGCACATTCAGAGTGTCTGAAGATTCAGAAATCATGATGCCTCAATATAATTTCGACGATGCGCTAGAATTCTACCCGAACCTAGATACATTAATCATGTGGATACGCATCCTACATCAGGCCGCTACCAGAGCGATTTTCAAGCGCGTGCAAGGGCGGCGAGAGATTCATTTCAAGCGCGACCACACCGACCAAGGTTAGCCGAAGGCCCCTCTCTCACCGCTTTTGCAGACCGGCGGCTTTCGCGTAACGATGCCCCAAAGCCGACCTTCAGTTTACCCCCCAAACCAGCCCGTAGCGCTCCAGCAGATCGTCAATCTCCGTTCCGTGCGTCAGATGCCGGATCAGCCCCGACGCCGGTACCTTCTCTCCGTCCCGCAGTTCCGCTGCCGCCTGTAGCAGCATCCGGACATCGAAAATGCCGCCCGACACTTCCGGCACAGCCCGCCTGACGCCACACAGCGTATAGACCGCCTCCATCGCCGTGCGGACGGAATATTCCGTGGTGAAGACCGTATCGCGTGGCGTTTCGGTGAACTGCCCCAGAAAGGCCAGGTTGACGCTTCCATCCGGCACCACGTTCGGCCGGTCCGCCGGTGCGCGCGGCATGAACTGCGCCGTGATGAACGGCATCATGCACGGACGCGTCGTCGCCCCTGTCGCTGCCATATCGTCGATCTGGTCCATCGGCACGCCCATATGGAACAGCCACTCACGGGTGATTTCCTCCCCCGTGCAGTCCTGCATGGGCTTTTTCACGTAATCACCCGGCACGTCACTGAACAGACCATAGAGCCAGGCCACCACCTGACTTTCGGGCTGCCCTTTGAAATGGGGCTGACGGCTGACCACCCAGCTCATCAGCCAGGATGAATCGGCAATCGTGACCGGGCCACCCGTGATGATTTTCCCAGAAAACGGATCACGCCCCGTAATCCGCTTTACAAGCTCAGGAATCCGCGCATCCCGGGTCGTAACGGTTGCCGACAGCCAGCGGGATTTTGTTGTATCGCCACAGAAAACATCCGGGTTGCCGAATGCGGAATCCTGCGCTGCGATATTCCGCCAGAGCTGCCAGATGCTCCCCTCTTCGATAGCCGTGTCAATCGGCGCAGGTGTATGATGGTCGCCCCAGCGCGAATTCTCCACCATGGAACCGTTGGTCACGAACACCAGTTCCTCTGGCCCAAGATCAACACCGGCGGACGCGCCATTGTCCAGCCAGTCGAGATGGGTCGCAACTTTCTTTCCGCCAGAAACATCAACAGCAACATTTGTCACCTTCACGCCATGACGGAACACGACGCCCTGATCGGCAAGCCATGTGGCCAGTGGTTGGCTCAGGGATTCCTGTTGGTTGTATCTGGTGAACTTCAGCGTATGCAGATCCTTCAGTCCGAGAATCTGATGCACGAACCGTGCGAGGTAACGCTTCATCTCAATAGCGCTGTGCCAGGTCTCGAACGCAAACATCGACCGCCAGAACAGCCAGAAGTTCGAAGCCATGAAATCGCCGGACAGCACATCCGCGATCGTCTTTCCCGCCAGTTCGTCCTCATCGGTCAGAATGAGGGTAATGATCTCGCGTCGCGCCTTTCCCGTGAGCGTCAGCCTGTCACGATCAGCGAGGGGCTGCCCTTGATTACACATGGCGCGGATCGGACTGGTGGATGGATCGGCCTGATTGACCTGCCAGACCTCATCCAGCACCGATGCGCCGGGAATTTCCAGAGACGGAATGGAACGGTACAGATCCCACAGACACTGGAACTGCTCTTCCATCTCCCGACCGCCGCGGATCAGCCAGCCGGTCTCCGCATTCCCCGCTCCGTCCAGCGCGCCGCCGTCGCTGTCCGAGGCTTCAAGAATGGTGATGGCTGAAGGCGTCATGCCTGCATCCCGGATCAGGAACGCCGCCGCCGCCATGCCCGCCAGTCCTCCGCCCACGATCCACGCTGACCATCCTGCCATATCCTGTGGCGCAGGGGGTTGGACAAAAGCCTCATAATTGCTGTGGGCATATCTCATGGCGCGTGTCCTTTTCCGGAAAAGGGCCGATGGCGGGCGGCATTGCTATTCATACGACCCCCAATGACCCGATCTGTCCTTGCGATGTATCAAGTGCTGTAAACAGGAATACCTCTCCCCGCAAGAGGGGACCGGTGCCGGTTTATGCTCCACCACAGGCTCATGCGACAGCGCGCCCGGCAGGGAAAGGCAGGCCAGAAGCCCCGCCAGAACCAGAAGAAACAGACCGGACCACCAGCCATACAGAAAGGCGCCGGCCACGCCGCCCAGCGTGAAGGACAGCACGATGGCGGCATGCAGACCCAGGCGTTCGCGCGTACCGGTCCGTCGGGCCGGGTCAACCGGATGGAAAAACCCTTCCAGCCAGTCCGCCAGTTCCAGCCCCACATCGGTGAGCATTCCTGTCATATGGGTGGTGCGGACACGCGCCCCGGAAATGCGTGTGACCGTGGCGTTCTGGAGCCCCATGAGGAAACTCAGCCCGTAGGCCAGCACCGGATCCCGTGGCTGGGCCGAAAACAGAAAATCCACAGCCCCCAGAAGCCCAAGCAGGCAGGCTTCCAGCAGAATGCTCCGTGCGTAGATCGACGGCAGGTTGTGGCGACGGCCCGCATTGACCAGCAGCGCGGACAGCACCGCGCCGGCGACGAAGGCCAGTATCAGACCGCAGCAGGACAGGACCAGTTCCATGCGCCCTTCATGCAGGCCACTCGCCAGTGCGGAGACATTGCCTGTCATATTGGCCGAATAATAGCCTACGGCCAGAACCCCGGCAGCGTTCACTGCACCGGCGATGGCCGCCAGCGTACAGCCCAGACGCCTGTCGATGCTGGCGTTGCGCTCCGAGCCCTCGTGAACAAGCACCTGTGCCTCCCGTCGTGACTGACCGCATGAGGGGGGACTCCGTGTTTATCGGTTTCCCCGGACAGCGATCTTTTTTATGAGCGGGATGGTAACAGCCCGCCCTCTTTCGACAAAGCGTCCTGTTTTCAATTTCTTAGGACGATATCTTCCCGGATTGTGAATTGCCACAGATGTGGCGCGATACGCTGCTCCGAAAGATGAATGTTGACTCCCCACACCAATAAAGAACAAATAAGGAACATAAAATCAGGAAATTTGCCTGCACAAGGAACACCGAGCCGTGACATGACTGCTGAAACCCAGAAAAAACCTGGCCTGGAGACGCTTCGGGCGGCGATCAGCCGTCTCGAAGGTCACAGCGACCGGCGCCGCAAGGTGCTGCCCTTTGGCGTACGCGAGATCGACAGTCGTCTGCCGGGAGGCGGTCTGGCGCTGGGCGCGCTGCACGAGGTG
Coding sequences within:
- a CDS encoding MSMEG_0570 family nitrogen starvation response protein, with translation MPEMTFRVRWPDGNETDCYSPSLVIRDHFTPGQDYPVREFLEKADTALTQASERVRARYGFPCSRALGQLHVIQQSSAPFLNRPDAQVRVLSFRY
- a CDS encoding AMP-binding protein, producing MLPWTTYEAMYDAALNQPEEFWLSAAQRITWKQEPAMACRERTDGWHDWFPDGTLNTCHNAVDRHVENGRGEQVALIWHSCATKEQQVVTYRELQDRVAGFAGGLRLLGVEKGDCVLIAMPTMIETAIAMLACARIGAVHVVVFAGYAGPELARRIDDVAPKVIIIASCSFQGQTPIPSAPALNDALALAAYLPQACVIVQRAACRTSLMPLRDHDFHTLEQSTSVEAVVLRSEDPLYILHTSGTTGHAKGIVRDNGGHAVALALSMDVIYGCEPGDTFFTTSDLGWVVGHSYGVYAPLISGCTSVIVEGGASASAIRTLCHEHGVKCLFTTPTQMRLMRQESRHLSEVILPALARVFVAGEYADPTLLEWARSYFRTPVVNHWWQTETGWSITAHFFGLPEREPVSLMNDIGRPAPGFRPAIVPSIPGEQCGEIVLSLPLPPGCLAGIWKNGAIRVPSAYLDETRRYYRTFDEGMIQANRAVHMLGRSDDVIKVAGRRISGVQIEKIIATHPAVHACAVVAIPDELRGQRPIAYVVPDSEAECMPSSEEIVARINEVLGRWVGLKEVRFVGRLPTTVSGKITRKRLLVS
- a CDS encoding type II toxin-antitoxin system RelE family toxin — encoded protein: MKEYCLEFDDRALREWDALDGSVRKKFEKKLEKLIWNPHSPGNELHRDLSGFYKIKLLKDGYRLVYQVIDERIVIYVIAVGRRADNEIYELASKRTE
- a CDS encoding type II toxin-antitoxin system RelB/DinJ family antitoxin; translated protein: MSAVTFRVDETLKAAAVKKLSAQGISLSDALRDTLAYIAETGRSPVKRRLVTDEDAELIEIVRERLKNPAQKHRMTFAELKNRHRE
- a CDS encoding MSMEG_0569 family flavin-dependent oxidoreductase; translated protein: MTQNEKSIPVIIVGGGQAGLSLSWYLCREKVDHIVFESKTACHSWDDERWDNFCLVTPNWQCELPGHPYKGKDPHGFMVKQEIIEYVKGFVNSFNPPLREHTAVTSITRHEAGGYRVVAGGETWHTKHVVIASGAYQDAVIPGYASAIDPSIFQVHSQDYRNAAQLPEGAVLVVGSGQSGAQIVEDLFLEKRKVHLCVGSAPRVSRFYRGRDVVDWLADMHFYDLTVDNHPLREGARDKTNHYVTGRNGGHDLDLRLFAKEGVGLHGTLETIRDEVAHFLPDLKQHLDDADKTNADIKKSIDAYIARENINAPTEAPYVPVWQPDGSNTPLDLKAAGITSIVWCIGFRPNYRWIDVPVFNGANKPVWHRGVTDAPGFYFLGLPWLHTWGSGRFSGISRDAAWLASQITGKDVPIA
- a CDS encoding LysR family transcriptional regulator: MDRFATLNLFLRIVDRGSFTAAAADCGISRPVATAAIKRLEQRLGTRLLHRSTRHVRPTEEGATYYRRCVAILADLEDADRGASGAVAGLLRAHVIGRLARMILLPALPDFMTRHPALTVHLGEGERFVDLVREGVDCVVRAGSLSDSDMIVRPLGVMEEVTLASPTYLARHGMPASPDDLEGHQMIGFVSSRTGQPLPLEFTRGEDVIERSLPARLLVGGVDTYAEAARLGFGIVQVPRYGFADDLANGTLIEVLPDFPR
- a CDS encoding MSMEG_0565 family glycosyltransferase; this translates as MSLSIGILTHSTNPRGGVVHGMALAETLCDAGHDATLIAPDVTGSGFFRKPRCATWCIPAASVTDLPTLVERRIGEIRDALRGQHFDVLHAQDPISANALADLVREGRIPGFARTVHHLDHFTHPVLAARQERGIRAAAELFTVSTMWEDVLRNDHGREAPVVGNGVDPVRFSPVATAHDAALRARYHLPAGQHLILSVGGIEQRKNTLHLLDAFLALRCEQPDVHLIVAGGASLLDHSAYRTRFMERLRESGAADHVTITGPVADEDMPSFYRQADVLAYPSVTEGFGLCPLEALACGIPVVVPAALPFTEHFSATDALWCQPAHPDTLFMALRDALRVESRDHFRLSGPATARRFDWDSVASRHLPAYRRLAALQHADVPASGVLSPCPK
- a CDS encoding SDR family NAD(P)-dependent oxidoreductase, which codes for MPEAHTIAIVTGGSRGLGRATVEALAQRGVSSLFTYHTNKSAADEVVKSVQHSGARAVALQLDTGDTHAFPAFADEVRRVLRVWGSERFNYLVNMAGTSHSGLFGEVTEEDFDAAYRIHAKGPFFLTQTLLPLIANGGRIVNISSGLTRFAYPGWIAYAAMKGAVEVMTHYMAKELGPRRIAVNTVAPGAIQTDFSGGMVRDNPEIAHHIAEVTALGRPGLPDDIGPMIASLLSEDNRWVNAQRIEVSGGQAI
- a CDS encoding IS3 family transposase (programmed frameshift) produces the protein MKSDRFTDAQIMGVIRQAEGGVPVPDLCREHGISNATFYRWRAKYGGMDASMISQMKALEEENRRLKRMYADLSMQTDILKEALGKKLKRPAQRRELAAQAVAHHGVSIALACRIFGISETCFRYRPRLAAENDRIAALLVGLTQAHRRWGFGLCFLYLRNVQGQLWNHKRVYRIYRELEFNLRIKPRRRLVREKPEKLSVPALPNRVWSMDFMADRLMDGRAFRLLNILDDFNREGLAIEGDFSLPACRVVRCLEQVMEWRGRPEAIRMDNGPEYVSHTLVSWAEKQGITLIYTQPGNPQQNAYIERYNRTVRQEWLEQYLFESIQDVQEVATQWLWTYNHDRPNMGNSGLTPAQKLKTAA